GGCTCGAAGCTCTCCCAGCCGCTCAATATTTCAAGCTATCAGGATCTTGATGAGATCATCATGCTTGGAACAGAAGAGAGCCTTGATGAAACCAAAGGGCCTCGGGAGGTTCAGGAGCGTATTGTTGAGCGGGTCTACCACCGCTCCGAGCGCAGGATGCTGCCAAAGCGGAGGAAGGGGTATATCCGTGAAGCCTATGTAGGCGGCCACAAGGTTTTTCTCCGGACAGGGGAGTATGATGATGGCTCTCTCGGCGAGGTCTTTATCGACATGTACAAGGAGGGCGCCTCATTCAAGGGTCTTTTGAACTGTTTTGCTGTGCTCGCTTCCAAAGCGCTGCAATATGGTATGCCGCTCGAAGAGCTGGTTGACAGCTTCACCTTTACCCGTTTTGAACCTGCAGGCGCGGTTCAGGGGCACAATGCTATCAAGAATTCCACCTCAATCCTCGATTATGTCTTCCGCTCAATCGGCTACGACTATCTTGGCCGCAAGGATTTCGTCCATGTCAAGGCGGTTGATGAAGTGCTCGAAAGCAATGGGGAGAATGGTCATGCGCAGGTTGCTGTGCCATCATTGGCCGTGCACGCCCAGCCGGAACATTCCGCCACACGTAACAGCCAGGTCTATCAGGCAAAAGTGCAGGGCTATACCGGCGAGCAGTGTGAAAACTGCGGCTCCATGCGCGTCAAGCAGAACGGAACCTGCAAGGTCTGCGACGATTGTGGCATGACCACCGGCTGCTCGTAACCGGGAATATTCTTCTTGCAACGATCCCGTGCTTGATCTCGGGTTCGTTGGGAAGGTACAATTGCCGGCACAACTCTGAGCATCTGTTACGGTATCGTCGTTACCCCCCGTAATAGGATCGTACCCGGAATGATGCACCCAGTGAAAGAGCGAGAGCTTTACAGGCCTCCACATCAACTGAGGGGAGACGGACGACGCTTGCAATGACTTCCGGTATTGTTGCTGCTGCCAGACGGATGAAGTCGCAGACGGCAGTAAAGCCCGCAGCCCCGAAAGGGGTGTTGCACAAGCGCATATATGTTTCTGCATCCGATGCATTCAGGCTGACGGAGAGGCAATCGATAATTCCTGCCAGCTCAGGTATGATGTTTCTGCCATGTACCAGATTTGCCTGACCGTCGGTATTGATGCGAACACGTGTACCATAGTGCTGTTTGATCGCTGCTGCCACCTGCTTGACCATCTCAAGCCGGATCAGTGACTCCCCATACCCGCAGAAAACAACCTCTTCAAAATCACTGAACGCTGCAATGGCAGCCATGATTTCATCGAATGAGGGCTCGGTCTTGAGAAACAGGTCGTCGTCACCGAATGTTCTGCTGTTGTATTTAATGCAGAACGAGCAGTCGTTTGAACAGCGGTTGGTAATATTCAGGTAGAGCGAGTTTCCGATAGTGTAGGCAAGAGTGGGCATGATTTCAGGAGTGATGGAGAGAAAAACAACAGGGATCATTGAGGCACCTGACTGGTACGTGGTGACAATATACAAGAACAACCATCAGGATACCCTCGCTTATCTGCCAGCAGCGGGTTTGCGACCGGGTTTACGTGCCTTATGGATTGTTTTTTTGTTGGTTACCGGAGTATCCATTTGAGCGTTGTGTGATGTTTTGGTGAAGTTCGCGGCCTCTCTTTGCTTCTTAGTTTCTGACAGAGTATCTTACCGCATTCTTTAAGATCATTAAACTATCGGACGGAGTTGTCATGGAAGCGGTTACGGTGTGACCGAAAGTTAAGGCTGTTATTCTCCGGAAATTTGAGGCAATCCTTGCATCGTCGTTCTGGCCAGACCGTACAGGTTGTTTGAATGTCGAGGACGCATTGGGCCTCTCCCGGCTCGAAAACAGAACAAAATTCACATTCTGTATATCTCAGGATTATTAAAAAAAAGGTGAAAAATCGTGATTAATTTTGATAAAAAAATACTCATTATTGGATTCGGCTCAGTATCCCAATGCACCGTTCCTGTTCTTTTTAAACACATTAACGTCGATTATACTCAGGTCACCATTATGGATTTTGAGGATATTCGTGAAAAAGTGTCACCGTGGACAGCATTGGGCGTTACCTACATTAACCATCAAATAACACCGTATAACATAGCGCAAACCCTTTCCTCTTATGTTGCCGAGGGGGACTTGATAATCGATTTGGCGTGGAATATTGATTGTTGTGAAATTCTTCAATGGTGTCATGATCATGGTGTCCTCTATATTAACACATCGGTAGAAGTGTGGGATCCTTATACAGGGGTTGAGACCAGGCCTCCTGCCGAAAGAACACTCTACTGGCGGCATATGAACATCCGCCGCATGACGTCACAGTGGAAAGATAAAGGGGTCACTGCGGTGCTTGAGCATGGCGCCAATCCCGGATTGATATCGCATTTTACCAAACAGGGGTTACTTGATATTGCCGACGCAGTCATTGCCCGGAACAAGGTCGGCCCTGCTCAAGCCGAAATTATTAAAGAGTTGGCTGAAAAAAGAGTCTTTA
The DNA window shown above is from Pelodictyon phaeoclathratiforme BU-1 and carries:
- a CDS encoding TatD family nuclease-associated radical SAM protein, with the translated sequence MIPVVFLSITPEIMPTLAYTIGNSLYLNITNRCSNDCSFCIKYNSRTFGDDDLFLKTEPSFDEIMAAIAAFSDFEEVVFCGYGESLIRLEMVKQVAAAIKQHYGTRVRINTDGQANLVHGRNIIPELAGIIDCLSVSLNASDAETYMRLCNTPFGAAGFTAVCDFIRLAAATIPEVIASVVRLPSVDVEACKALALSLGASFRVRSYYGG